GGCGAGGATCGAGCCGGCGGGCGCCCCGGCGAAGAATTCCATCGCGAGGATGCCGACCCCGATCAGCGCGGGGGCGACCCAGACGCCCAGCCCCAGGAACAGGAACAGCGCCGCGAGCAGGACCAGGCCGACCCAGAGAAGGTCCATCATTCCCCCGTGCTGCCTTCGCCGGTCTCGAAGCCCCGGCCGCGCAGCACGCACAGCAGGCGCTCGGCGAAGGCCAGCGCGAGCAGCACCGTGCCGACGACCATCGAGACCTGGGGGATCCACATGGGCAGCGCGAGCAGCCCCGGCGAGACTTCCTTGAAGGTGTAGCTCTCGATGACGAAGAAGGTGCAGTACCAGGCCAGGTAGGCGGCCACCGCCAGGCCCAGGGCGGTGGCGATGACCTCGGCGAAGTGGCGAAGACGCTCCGGCAGGAAGCGCACGGCCGACGTGATCCGGATGTGCGCGCCGGCGTGCAGCGCGTACGGCAGGCCGAAGAAGCCGGAGGCCGCCATGGCCCAGGCAGCGAACTCGTCGGCGTCCGGGACCATGTGGCCGAGGCTGCGCGCCACGATCTGCGCCAGGATCAGCGCGCAGATCGCGACCAGGCTCGCGGCCGACAGGTAGCCGGAGAGCCTGTAGAGCCGGTGCAGCAGCGTCATCGCGGGCGCGGCGTGCGGATCAGCGCTTGGCCGCGTCGAGCACCGCCTTGCCGTCGGCGCCGGCCTTCTTCAGCCACTCGTCGGCCATGATGCCGCCGATCTTGCCCAGCTCGGCCTCGATCGCGGCCGGGGCCGGGCCGACCTCCATGCCGTTCTTCTTCAGCGTGGCGACCAGGTCGTCGGTCTTGGTGCGGGCCAGCTCCCAGCCGCGCTTCTCGGCGCGCTCGGCGGCGGCCATCACCGCCTTCTGCGCGTCGGGCGACAGCTTGGCGAAGGCGCGCGCGTTGACCATGGCGACGTTCTTCGGGATGAAGGCCTTCACGTCGTAGTAGTACTTGGAGAAGTCCCAGGCCTGGGTGTCGACGCCGGTGGCCGGCGAGGTGATCATCGCCTCGATCAGGCCGGTGCCGAAGGCCTGCGGGACGTCGCCCGAGTTCACGGTGGCGGGCACCGCGCCCATCAGTTCGGCCAGGCGCGCGGTGGCGGCGTTGTAGGCGCGGAACTTCATGCCCTTGAAGTCGGCGATCGTGCTGACCGGCTTCTTGGTGTAGATGCTCTGCGGCGGCCAGGGCACGCTGTACAGCAGCTTGATGCCCTGCTTCTCGAGGCGGGCGGCGAGCTTCTCGCGGCTGGCCTGCCAGAGTTTCCAGGCGGCGTCGAAGTCGCGGGCCAGCAGCGGCACCGCGTCGACCTCGAAGATCGGGTCCTCGTTGCCCAGGAAGGAGATCAGCATGTCGCCGACCTGCACCTGGCCGGTCTGGACCGCGCGCTTGACCTCCTGCCGCTTGAACAGCACCGAGTTCGAGTGGACCTTGATCTCGACCTCGCCCTTGGTCGCCTTGTTCACGTCTTCGGCGAACTCGCGCGCGGTCACGGTGATGTAGTTGCCGTCGGGCTGTTCGGCCGACATGTTCCAGCGCTCGGCAGCCTGGGCGGTGGTGGCGCCCAGCGCCAGGGCGGCCACTGCGGGCAGCGTGTAACGGCGGATCGGATTCATCTGCGAAGCTCCTTCGGTTCTCGGTTCAACGGACGGGGCGAATCAGGCGCCGAGGCGCCAGAGCAGCCGGAAAGCATAGACGCCTCCGGGCGCGAGTTCGAGCGATTTTGCCAGCGCGCTCGCCTGGTCGAACGCGACTTCGGACTGGGTGGCCTCGATCGTGACCATCCAGTCGGCCGGCACCGGCGGGGTGTTCGGCGTGACCGGCGCCGACAGCGCCGGGTCGGTGCGCAGCATCGAGGCCCGGATCACGTGGTCCGCGCCGGCCACCTTCGCCAGTGCCTCGCGAAGGCGCTCTAAGGCCACGCGGCCCTCGGGCACCACGAAGGCGGCCAGCGAGCCGCCTTCGCCGCCGGCCTGGCCGAGCTCGAGCGCCAGCTCGCCGACCCGTCGCTGCGTGCCGCGCATCCGCTCGAAATTGCGCAGCGACCACTGCGTCTGGTTCGCGAACGCGTTGCGGTAGGCGTCGCTGCGGAACACGGCGATGTCGTCGGTGTAGTAGAGCGCGAGATACGGGCGCGGGCAGCTGCCGATCGCCTGGAAGCGGCGGGCCGACTGGAAGCCGGGGATCGCCACGCGCTCCTGCATGTGCTCGCGGTCGTACCAGCGATTGAAGTCGAGCTCGTGGGCCGGGTCGACGTCGGTCCAGATGCAGAGCTGTCCGCGCGGTGGGCGGTGGGTGTTCATGACGGGTGTCGCTGCATGCGTTTGCCAGGTCGGAGAGTCTCCGAGCGGCGCGGGTTCATGTCCAACAATAAAAACTGTGCCTGGGCGATAAGATTCTCTTATCTCGTGGCGCGCCCTGCAGACCGCTTCGGCGGGACGGCTGCTGCCGGCCCGCGCCCCTGGTCGATCCTGCCACGATCGCGCGGCCCGAGGCCAGCCGCCCTCGATGCGATCCGGGTCAGCTCGGCCACCACCGCGTCCTGCCCGAGACGGCCGTCGGGGCGGTACCAGGTGTAGAGGAAGCCCGGAATGCTGGCCACCGCCAGCGCGGTCACCTTGGCGTCGCCGAAGTCGGCCATGCCGTCGCGCCGCGCCTGCTCGAGCAGCTCGACCGTGCGCGAGTAGAAGCGGTCGGCGAGCCGGCGCAGCGCCTCGCGGTAGCGCTCGCCGTAGACCTGGGGCTCGCGGTAGGGCAGCGTCGCGGCGGGATGGTGGAGCACGGTGGCGCGGATCAGCTTCTCCAGGCCCTCGGCGAGCTTCAGGTGGGCGGGGCGGGGGTCGTCGGCGCCGAAGTCCATAGCGGTCAGGCACTCGACGGTCGGCCGCCACGAGATCGCCTCGAACAGCTCGAGCTTGTCGCGGAAGTAGTAGTAGACGTAGGGCTTGGTCACGCCGAGCTCGCGGGCGATCGATGCGATCGTGGTGTTCGCGTAGCCGTGCTCGAAGAACAGGCGGGCGGCCACCGCCATGATCCGCTCGCGCTTCTCGTCGGTGGCCGCGGTGGCGCTCGCCTGGCGGCCGGTGGCGCGGCCCGGCAAGCTTCCGGAATCGGCTCGAGGCTTCCTACCCATCGGTAGAATTGTGGCATCCTTGCCCGGCGGGCCACAAGCGCGATCGGGCCCGGCGCGACGACGGAGGCAGCGGCGATGAGCACACCGGACCGGGGCGGGAGGCCCCTGCACGAGATCCTGCGCGGCCATGCCCGCGAGCGACCCGGGCACCCGGCCTACATCTGGTACGGCGCCGAGCTGAGCTACGGCGATCTCGACCGCTTCAGCGACGCGTTCGCCGCGCGGCTCGCCAGGCTCGGCGTGCGCAAGGGCGAGCCGGTGGCGCTGTTCATGCAGAACTGCCCGCAGTACGCGATCGCGCACTACGGCATCCAGAAGCTCGGCGCGATCGTCTGCCCCTGCGGGCCGCTGAACAAGGAGCACGAGCTGCAGTACCAGCTCGACGATCTCGGCGCGCGGGTGATCGTGGCGGCCGCGCCGCTGCTGCCGGTGGTCGACAAGGTGCGGGCGAGCACCCGGCTCGAGCACGTGTTCGTCGTGCACTACGCCGACATGCTGCCGGCCGCGCCGTCCATCGACCTGCCCGAGGAGCTGGCGGCGATGCGCGCGGCGCCGCGGCAGGCGCCCGAGGGCGCCGAGGACTTCCTCGCGGCGGCGCGCAGCGGCGAGCGGCCGCCGGCGGTCGAGGTGGCGATGGACGACGTCGCGCTGATGACCTACACCTCGGGCACCACCGGGCTGCCCAAGGGGGCGATGCTGAGCTTCGACAACGCGCTGTACAAGACCGCGGTGTCGGTGGACGTGTACCGCGTCGGCCCCGGCGACGTGATGCTGGCGATCGCGCCGCTCTACCACATCGCCGGCATGCTGATGGGCGTGGACATGAGCGTGTACGCCGGCGCAACCTCGGTGCTGCTGTACCGCTTCGACCCGAAGGCCGCGCTGCAGGCGATCGAGCGGCACCGGGTCAGCTGGTGGTACAGCATCGCGCCGATGAACGTGGCCGCGATGCAGGTTCCCGGCGCGAGCGGCTTCGACCTGTCCAGCCTGCGGATGAACCCGGTCACCAGCTTCGGCATCACCTTCACCGAGGCGCTGGCCAAGCAGTGGCAGGGCTTCGCGCCGAACTGCGCGAGCTTCGAGGCGGCCTACGGGCTTTCCGAGACCCACACGATGGACACCGCGATGCCCTGCGACGCGGTCCGCTGGGGCACGCACGGCAGGCCGGTGCCGGGCAACGAGGTGCGCATCGTCGACCCCGACACCGGCCGCGAGATGCCGGTCGGCGAGCCGGGCGAGATCACGATCCGCGGCCGCGGCGTGTTCAAGGGCTACTGGAAGAAGCCCGAGGCCACCGCGAAGACGCTGCGCGACGGCTGGGTCCACACCGGCGACATGGGCCGGGTGGACGCCGACGGCTACCTGAGCTTCATGGGCCGCTTCAAGGAGATGATCAAGGTCTCCGGCTACAGCGTGTTCCCCGAGGAGGTCGAGAGCATCCTGACCCGCCATCCGGCGATCGCGCAGGCCGGCGTGATCGGCGTGCCCGATCCGGAGAAGGGCGAGGTGGTCAGGGCCTTCGTGGTGCTGAAGCCCGGGCTGGCCGAGGCCGACAAGCCGAGCGAGGCGGAAGTGGTGGCCTGGGCGCGCGAGAACATGGCGGTGTACAAGGCGCCGCGCCAGGTGGTGTTCCGCGATGCGCTGCCGGCGACCGGCGCCGGCAAGATGCTGCGCAGGCTGCTGAAGGACGACTGACGCGCCCCGGCCCGGAAGGGGCGGGGCGCGAGGCAAAGACGGCGCGGGCCGCGAGGATGGGCCGGCGCGAGGAGGCCGGGGAAAAGTGAACAAGCTTCTGATCGCCAACCGCGGCGAGATCGCGCTGCGGATCCTGCGCGCGGCGCGCGACCTGGGCATCGCCACCGTGGCGGTGCACTCGCGCGACGACGCCGCGCTGCCGCACCTTGCGCTCGCCGACGACTGCGTGCCGCTCGATGCGACCGGGGCAGCGGCCTACCTGGACATCGAGGCGATCGTCGCCGCCGGGCTGCGCGCCGGCTGCGATGCGGTGCATCCGGGATATGGCTTCCTGAGCGAGCGCCCGGAGTTCGCGGCGGCCTGCGCCAAGGCGGGGCTGGTTTTCGTGGGGCCGACCGTCGCGCAGCTCGAGCTGTTCGGCGACAAGGCGATCGCGATCGACCACGCGCGCCAGTGCGGCGTGCCGGTCATGCCCTCGACCCGCGGCGGTGCGACGCTGGCCGAGATCGAGGAGTTCTACGACGCGCACGGGTGCTCGGTCGACGCGCAGCTGGGCGGCGAGGCTCCGCCGAGCGTGACCGCCGGCGCGGGGCGCGGCATCGTGATCAAGGCGGTCGGCGGCGGCGGCGGGCGCGGGATGCGCGCTGTCACTTCCCGCGACGCGCTCGCCGAGGCCTTTGCCCGCTGCACCTCGGAGGCGCGCGCGGCCTTCGGCGTCGCCGACGTCTACGCCGAGCGGCTGATCGCGCGGGCGCGCCACATCGAGGTGCAAGTGGTCGGCGACGGCCGCGAGGTCGTCGCGCTGGGCGAACGCGACTGCACGCTGCAGCGGCGTTTCCAGAAGCTGGTCGAGGTCGCGCCCAGCCCGGCGCTGGCGCCGGCGCTGCGCGAACGGATCGTCGAGGCGGCGCTGGTCATGGCCCGCGAGGCCGGCTACCGGGGCCTGGGCACCTTCGAGTTCCTGGTCGACGAGGGCGACGCGCCGGACCTGCCCTTCGTGTTCATCGAGGCCAACCCGCGCCTGCAGGTCGAGCACACGATCACCGAGGCGGTCACCGGCGTGGACCTGGTGGCCGTGCAGCTCCGGATCGCGGCGGGCGCCTCGCTGCGCGAGGCGGGCCTCGACCCGCTGCGCCCGCCGAAGCCGCAGGGCTTCGCGATCCAGTTCCGGATCAATGCCGAGTCGCTGGACGCGCAGGGGCTCGCCCGGCCGGCTTCGGGCCGGCTCGATCGCTTCGACCTGCCGGCCGGCCCCGGCGTGCGGGTGGACACGCACGGCCGCCCCGGATACGCGCCGTCGCCGCACTACGACACGCTGCTCGCCAAGCTCGTGGTGTCGTCGCCGGGCGAGTTCGCGCAGGCGGTGCGCCGCGGCCAGCGCGCGCTGCGCGAGACCCGGATCGAGGGCATCGCGACGAACCTGTGGCTGCTGCGCGCGCTGGCAGAGCGAGAGGAGTTCGCGACGCAGGCGGTGCACACCCGGCACTTCGAGGCGATCCTCGGGCCGCTGCTGGCCCGCGCGGCCGAACTCGAGGCGGAGGGCGCCGAGCTTGCGGCGAGGGCCGCCGCGGGCGATGCGCAGGCCGGACTCGACGCGGCGGCCCCCGGCGGCGCCCCGGGTGGCGCGCATCCGCCCCTGCCCCCGCCGCACGCCGGCCCGGCCGAAGCGCTGCCCGAGGGCCTCGCCGCGATCCGCGCGCCGATGGCGGGCCGTCTCGCCGAGCTGTCGGTGGCGGCGGGCGACCTGGTGCGCGCCGGGCAGACGGTGGCGGTGCTCGAGGCGATGAAGATGGAGCACACGGTGACCGCCGGCACGGCCGGGCGCGTCGTCGAGGCCAGGGCCGCGGCCGGCGACCAGGTGGCCGAGGCGCAGGCGCTGGTCCTGGTCGAGCCGCTCGAGCTCGACGAGGCGGGGGGCGAGGCCGGCGGCGGCACCGACCCGCGCGCGATCCGCGCCGACCTGCGGCGGATCCTCGACCGCCACGCCTTCACGCTCGACGCGGCGCGGACCGAGGCGGTCGCGAAGCGCCACGCCCGCGGGCTGCGCACCGCGCGCGAGAACATCGCCGACCTGTGCGACGAGGGCTCCTTCGTCGAGTACGGCGCGCTGACCGTGGCCGCGCAGAGCCGGCGCCGCTCTATGGACGACCTGGTCGCGAACACGCCGGGCGACGGCATGGTGACCGGAATCGGCAGCGTGAACCGCGAGCGCTTCGGCGCCGAGCGCTCGCGCTGCGTGGTGATGGCCTACGACTTCACCGTGCTGGCAGGCACGCAGGGCTTCCGCAACCACGCCAAGACCGACCGGATGCTCGAGCTGGCGGCCCGCCAGCGCCTGCCGGTCGTCCTGTTCGCCGAGGGTGGCGGCGGGCGGCCCGGCGACGTCGACATGCCGGTGGTGGCCGGGCTCGACCTGACGACCTTCGCGTCCTTCGCCGCGCTGAGCGGCCGGGTGCCGGTGGTCGGCATCGTGGCCGGCCGCTGCTTCGCCGGCAACGCCGCGCTGGTCGGCTGCGCCGACGTGATCGTCGCGACCCGCGACAGCAACCTGGGCATGGGCGGCCCGGCGATGATCGAGGGGGGTGGCCTGGGCGTGTTCCGGCCCGAGGAGATCGGGCCGAGTTCGGTCCAGCACGCCAACGGCGTCATCGACATCCTGGTCGATGACGAGGCGCAGGCGGTCGCGGCCGCGAAGCACTACCTGTCGATGTTCCAGGGGCGCACCGACGCCTGGCGCTCGCCCGATCCGGAGCTGCTGCGCGGCGTGGTGCCCGAGAACCGTCTGCGGGTATACGACACCCGCGCGGCGATCGAGGGCCTGGTCGACACCGGTTCGCTGCTGTGGCTGCGTACCGGCTTCGGCGCTGGCATCCACACCGCGCTGGCGCGGATCGCGGGACGGCCGGTGGGCCTGCTCGCCAACAACCCGTTCCACCTGTCGGGCGCGATCGACGCCGACGCGGCCGACAAGGCGGCGCGATTCATGCAGCTGTGCGACGCGCACGGCCTGCCGATCGTGTCGCTGATCGACACGCCGGGCTTCATGGTCGGGCCCGAGATCGAGACCCGCGCGCAGGTCAGGCACGTGAGCCGGATGTTCGTGGCGGCCGCGAAGCTGCGGGTGCCCTTCTTCGCGGTCGTGCTGCGCAAGGGCTACGGGCTGGGCGCGATGGCGATGGCCGCGGGCGGCTTCCATGCGCCGGCCTTCACCGTGAGCTGGCCGACCGGCGAGTTCGGCGGCATGGGGCTGGAAGGCGCGGTGAGGCTGGGCTTTCGCAAGGAGCTCGAGGCGGCGCCCGAGGGGCCGGAGCGCGACGCGCTGTACCGCGAGCTGGTCGCGCGGCAATACGAGAAGGGCTCGGCGATCAATACCGCGGTCCACCTCGAGATCGACGCGGTGATCGACCCGGCGAGCACCCGCGACTGGCTGTTTCGGGGGCTCGAGTCGGCGGCGCTGGCGCCGCTGCGCGAGGCCGGGCGCTTCGTCGATACCTGGTGAGGCCGGCGGCAGCCCGGGCGGAAGCAGGCCCCGGGCCGGGCGGCCGCCCGGGCGCGATGCGGCGAGGCCTGTTTGGTCCCCCGACCGGGAAGGCTTCACGACTGTGGAAGAAGAGGGTTTGACGAGCAAGGCGCCCGCGGTTTAAAAGGGAGCGAATTCCCGACGTGGCATCGAGCAGCGCCCCACGCCAGGATTCCACCCTCCGGGACATTCCGGCCAGAAGAAGAAAAACGCTGGCGAAGACCCCCGGGACACCGAGCGCCAGGGAGGCAGGATGAGCACGGTCGATGCCGCCCGGACCGGGGCGCGGCAGCCACCGCAGGCGGCGCGCCGCAAGGTGCACCCGATCGTCGAGCTCGACTATCCGGTGCGGGTCATGGCGCACCTGGCGATGTTCGTCGTCGTGGGCTCCGTCTACGTCGGCCGGCCGACGCCCGCCTGGGTCTGGGCGCTGACCAGCTTCTACCTGCTCGCCTGGTCGCACATCGGTTACCAGATCGCGCGCCGCAGCCGGGATTCGAAGGGCGCCGAGCTGCGCAATCTGCTGATCGACTCGCTGATGACCGGGCTCGTCACCGCGCTGAGCGGATTCAGCATCTGGGCCGGCGTCACGATGTTCGCGTCGGTCAACGCCACGAACCTGAGCGTCGGCGGCGCGCGGCACGCGGTCAACGGCCTCGGCTGGTCGGTGGTCGGGATGATGCTCGGCGCGCTGGCGACCGGCTTCAGCTTCGAGCCCGAATCGTCGATGCTGACGACCTCGGTGTCGGGCATCGGCGTCGTGCTGTTCACCGCGGTGTTCGGCTGGCGCTCCTACGTCGAGGCGCGCGGCGCGCAGCGCTCGAAGCGCGAGGCGCTGGAGCGCCGCACCGAGCTCGAGGAGCAGAAGCGGGTGCTCGAGGCCACCTACGACCTGGCCGAGACCGAGCGGGTCGAGGCCGAGCGCGCGCGCGAGCTCGCCGAGTCGGCCAACCGCGCCAAGAGCGCCTTCCTGGCCAACATGAGCCACGAGCTGCGCACGCCGCTGAACGCGATCATCGGCTACAGCGAGATGCTGCAGGAAGACCTCGGCGACCAGGCCGACGCCGCGCTGCTCGACGACCTGAAGAAGATCCAGGGCGCCGGCAAGCACCTGCTCGGGCTGATCAACGACGTGCTGGACCTCGCCAAGATCGAGGCCGGCAAGATCGACCTGGTGGTGGACCGGTTCAGCCCCGGGCTGGTGATCGAGGAGGTCTGCGCGACCGCGCTGCCGCTGGTCCGCAAGCAGGGCAACCAGCTCGAGAAGCGGGTGCCGGCGGATCTCGGCACGATCACCGGCGACAGCATCCGGCTCCGGCAGGTGCTGCTCAACCTGCTGTCGAACGCGGGCAAGTTCACTCACGACGGAAGCGTCACGGTGAGCGCGTCCCGGGCGGCCGGCGACGACGGCGCCGAGTGCCTGCGGCTCGAGGTCGCCGACACCGGCATCGGCATGTCCGACGAGCAGCGCGCCAAGCTCTTTCGCCCCTTCACGCAGGCCGACTCCACGACCACGCGCAAGTACGGCGGCACCGGCCTGGGGCTGGCGATCAGCAAGCGGCTCGTCGAGCTGATGGGCGGGCGGATCGAGGTGCGGAGCGCGCTCGGCCGCGGCACGAGCTTCATCGTGACCCTGCCGGTCTCGGCGACGCGTGCGGATGCTGCGGCCGGTGAGCGGGCGGCCCGCGTCGCATCGGGCGTGGCGAGCCGCGCGGCTTCCTCGGCCTCGGCGCCGGTGGCCGGCGCGCCCGCCGCCCAGCGCCCGACGACCGACGGCTGGCGCTTCACCGAGGAGGGCTACCGGATCCTCTCCGGGAGCGCGAGCGCCCCGCTCGTGTTCCGCCTGCCGGCGCACGGCTCGCATCCCGAGGTCAACCTGGCGACCGCCCGCATCCTCGGCTACGACTCGCCCGAGGACATGCGCGAGCACGTCACCGACCTGTCGCGCCAGCTGTTCGCCGACCCGGCCCAGCTCGCCGACCTGCGATCGCGGCTGATGCGCGACGGATCGGTCGCCGACTTCGAGTGCCAGGCGCGGCGCAAGGACGGCGAGCTGATCTGGCTGTCGCTCGACGCCTGCGCGGTGCGCGATCCGCAGGGCCGCGTCACCCACTTCGAGGGCTTCGCGAAGGAAGTCACCCGGATGAAGGAGTCCGAGATGGAGCTGCTGAGGGCGCGCCGCTCGGCCGAGCAGAGCGCCGCGGCGGTGCGCGGCCTGATCGACAACGCCCCGGTGTTCCTGCTGATCGTGCGCATCTCCGACGGCGTGATCCTCGAGTGCAACCCGCGCTGCGAGGAGCTGTTCCGCTGCACGGTCGCGTCGCTGGCCGGCAAGTCGGTCCATCACCTGTACTACGCCGAGGCGGTCGATCGGGAGCGCTTCCTCGGCACGCTGTCGCGGGACGGCCGCGTGCGCAGGCTCCAGATCGAGTTCCAGCGCGCCGACGGCACGCGCTTTCCCGGCTGGATCTCGGCCGAGTACCTCGGCTACGGCGGCGAGAAGACGGTCATCGCCTGCATCGAGGACCTGAGCGCGCTGGTCGACGTCGCCGCTGCCGCCGAGGGAACGGTCGACGCGCGCCTCGCGTTCCTGTCGAAGACCGGCTACGAGCTGCGCACGCCGCTGAACGCGATCATCGGCTACAGCGAGCTGCTGACCGAGGAGCTCGACCAGGCTTCGGGGGAACAGCGCAGGCACGACCTGTCGGCGATCCGGGCGGCGGGGCTGCAGATGCGCGACACGCTCGACACGATGATCGCGCTGGCCCGTTTCCACGACGTGCGCGACGAGCGGGCCGCGCTCGACCGGCTGGATCTCGGCCGGATCCTGCGCGACCTCGCCGCGCTCGCCAGGCCGGTCGTCGAGCGCAACGGCGGCGTGCTCGAGGTCTCCACCGAGATCGGCGAGGGCGCGTGGCTGGGCGACGCGCCCCGCCTCAAGCAGGTGCTGGTGAACCTGCTGCTGAACGCGGGCAGGCGCTCGCGCAACGGGCGCGTGACGCTGTCGACGACGGTCGACGACAAGTGGCTGGTCTTCCAGGTCGCGGATTCCGGCCCCGGGCTGGCCGACGAGCAGCTCGCGATGCTGGCCAGGCCGCTGGACGTGGCCCAGGAGCTCGCCTCGCTCGATCCGGCGGCGCCCAGCCTGGGCCTTCGGGTCAGCCGCCGGCTCTGCGCGATGATGGGCGGCGAGCTGAAGGCCGAGAGCGTGCCGGGGGCCGGGGCGAGCTTCACCGTGCGGATCCCGGCCCGCACGCCCAGCGGGGTGCCGATGCCGCTTGCCGCGGCAGGAGATCCGAGATCATGACGACGATCCTGCTCGTCGAGGACAACGAACTGAACCGCGACATGCTGTCGCGCCGGCTGACGCGACAGGGCTACCAGGTCGTGACCGCGGCGGACGGCGGCGAGGCGCTGGCGCGAGCCAGCGATTCGGCGCCCGACCTGATCCTGATGGACCTGAGCCTGCCGGTGATCGACGGCTGGGAGGCGACCCGCCGGCTGAAGGCCGACGACGCGACCCGGCGCATCCCGGTCATCGCGCTGACCGCGCACGCGATGTCGGGCGATCGCGAGCAGGCGATGGCCGCCGGCTGCGACGACTTCGACACGAAGCCGGTCGAGCTGCCCCGCCTGCTGCAGAAGATCGCCGCCCTGCTCGGCGAGCAAGGGGGAGGGCAGTGAGCGCGGCGACGGCGCGGGTCCGGATCGAGCGGCGCATCACCCGCGAGGCGGTGCGCGCCAGCCTGCCCGAGCTGCTCGGCTTCGCTATCGAGGTGGCCCGGGAGGCCGGCTTCGACGAGCAGACCGCGCACGCGGTGCGGCTCGCGGTCGAGGAGGCCTGCGTCAACGTGATCGACCACGGCTACGCGGGCGCGCCGCCGGGGCCGATCGAGCTCACGATCGCGGACGAGGCGTCGCAGGTGCGAATCGAGGTCGCGGACCGCGCCCGGCCCTTCGCGCCCGAGGCGATCCGGGCCCCGGAGCTCGAGGCCGCCGTCGAGGACAGGCCGATCGGCGGGCTCGGATGGTTCCTGATCGGCGAACTGATGGACGAAGTGCGGCACGCCCCCAGGGAGGGCGGCGGCAACCGGCTGACGATGATCCGCCGCCTCGAGCGGGCGGCCCCGAATTGACGAGAAACCAGTACCGAGGAAACTCCAGATGCAGATCCAGATGAGGACCGTGGAGCAGGTGACGGTCGTGGAGATTGCGGGCAGCGTCGACAGCCTGACCGCCGAAACGCTGACCGGCGCGATGCTCGATGCGCTCGGCAGCGACCGCTACAGGCTGGTGGCCGACCTGACGCAGGTCGAGTACATCAGCAGCGCGGGCCTCAGGGCCCTGCTCGCCACGGTGAAGGACGCGCGCCGGCGCGGCGGCGACCTGCGGCTGGCGGGCGTATCGCCGCCGGTGCTGCGGGTGCTCGAGATCTCGGGCTTCACAAGCATCCTGAACCTGTTCCCCGACGTCGACGACGCGGTCGTCAGCTTCGACGGCGCCTGATCCCACACGACCCGGAGTCGCACATGACCGTCAATCGGAAGCGCGTCGCGCTGGTCATCGGTTCGGGCAGCGTCAAGTGCGCGGCCGCGATCGGCATCCAGAAGGTGCTCGCGCGCGAGGGCATCGCGGTCGACATGCTGGTCGGCTGCAGCGCGGGATCGATCTACGCCGCGCTGATCGCGGCGGGCCACACCGGCGACGACGCCGCGCGCATGACCTCCGAGCTGTGGACGAAGGAGATCACCGGCAAGCGGAACACGATGGCGATGCTGCGCGCGATCGCGCCGCGCATGCTCGGCTTTCGCACCGAGGGCTTCGGGCTGCGCGACGACGCGCTGATCATGCAGCGGCTGAAGCGGGCGTTCGGCGACGCCCGGATCGAGGACCTGCAGGTGCCGCTGCACGTGACCGCCACCGACTTCGCCAACGGCGAGCTGGTCGTGCTGTCGAAAGGCAGCCTGGTCGACGCGATCCGCGCCAGCGTGGCCCTGCCCTTCGCCTTCACGCCGTGGCGCATCGGCGACCGGCTGCTTGTTGACGGCTACCTGGCCGACCCGCTGCCGATCAGCGTCGCGATGAAGAACGGCGCCGACGTGATCATCGCGCTGGGCTTCGAGAGCCCCTTCCAGGAATCGGTGAAGTCGGCCGGGCGCTTCGCGTTCCAGCTCAGCGCGATCATGTCGAACAACCTGCTCAAGTCGCGCTTCGCGTTCCACAGCCTGGCGCATCACAGCGAGGTGATCGCGATCCTCCCGGAGTTCCGCGAGCGCGTCCGCCTGTTCGACACCGGCAAGATCGGCTACGTCATCGACGAGGGCCAGCGCGCCGCCGAGGAGCAGCTGCCCTACCTGCGCCAGTTGCTGGGCAGCACGGCTGCGGCGGGAACGGCGCCGTGAC
This genomic window from Zeimonas sediminis contains:
- a CDS encoding ATP-binding protein, whose product is MSAATARVRIERRITREAVRASLPELLGFAIEVAREAGFDEQTAHAVRLAVEEACVNVIDHGYAGAPPGPIELTIADEASQVRIEVADRARPFAPEAIRAPELEAAVEDRPIGGLGWFLIGELMDEVRHAPREGGGNRLTMIRRLERAAPN
- a CDS encoding STAS domain-containing protein, encoding MQIQMRTVEQVTVVEIAGSVDSLTAETLTGAMLDALGSDRYRLVADLTQVEYISSAGLRALLATVKDARRRGGDLRLAGVSPPVLRVLEISGFTSILNLFPDVDDAVVSFDGA
- a CDS encoding patatin-like phospholipase family protein; the protein is MTVNRKRVALVIGSGSVKCAAAIGIQKVLAREGIAVDMLVGCSAGSIYAALIAAGHTGDDAARMTSELWTKEITGKRNTMAMLRAIAPRMLGFRTEGFGLRDDALIMQRLKRAFGDARIEDLQVPLHVTATDFANGELVVLSKGSLVDAIRASVALPFAFTPWRIGDRLLVDGYLADPLPISVAMKNGADVIIALGFESPFQESVKSAGRFAFQLSAIMSNNLLKSRFAFHSLAHHSEVIAILPEFRERVRLFDTGKIGYVIDEGQRAAEEQLPYLRQLLGSTAAAGTAP